Within the Marixanthomonas sp. SCSIO 43207 genome, the region TTAAAGGTTTCCAAAAGTTTCAGAAAAACAATTCTTTCAGAAAAATTTACAATAACATTTAATACTTCTTTTGCCGATGTTATAAGCAATTGTGCAAAAATTAAAAGAGATGGTCAGCAAGGCACTTGGATTACTTCAGATATGAAAAATGCTTATATAAACTTACATAAACAAGGTGTTGCTATTTCAGTAGAAGTTTGGCAGGATAAACAACTGGTAGGCGGATTGTACGGTATTGATTTGCCACAAAGAAAGGTATTTTGTGGCGAAAGCATGTTTACCAAAGTTAGTGATGCTTCAAAAGTAGGTTTTTATCATTTGGTACAGCTTTTAAAAAAGAAACGATATAGATTGATAGATTGCCAGGTGTATTCAAAACATATGGAAAGTTTAGGTGCTGAAGAAATTTCAAGGCAACAGTTTTTGCAACACCTTAATTGTTAAACAATTATGTATTTTTCTCTCTTTCTAGTAAATAAACTATCTTCGTAAGCCTAAATCACGACTATGAAAAAACAATTCCTTACGCTACTATTCTTGACACTATTTTCATTTCAGTTTGGGTTTTCACAAGAAAATCTTTTACCAAAAGGATTAACCAAAACTGAGAAGGAATTAATATCAAATTATCAATTTAAAGGTAATAGAATAACTCCACCACCAAGTTCTACAGTGAGAGCAGCAGCAGAGTGGGAAGAAGTTGAATAC harbors:
- the aat gene encoding leucyl/phenylalanyl-tRNA--protein transferase; amino-acid sequence: MHFLTEKLWFPPVSDAEEDGLLAVGGDLSTERLVLAYASGVFPWYSEGQPILWWSPNPRMVLFPEKLKVSKSFRKTILSEKFTITFNTSFADVISNCAKIKRDGQQGTWITSDMKNAYINLHKQGVAISVEVWQDKQLVGGLYGIDLPQRKVFCGESMFTKVSDASKVGFYHLVQLLKKKRYRLIDCQVYSKHMESLGAEEISRQQFLQHLNC